Proteins encoded together in one Telopea speciosissima isolate NSW1024214 ecotype Mountain lineage chromosome 6, Tspe_v1, whole genome shotgun sequence window:
- the LOC122663994 gene encoding uncharacterized protein LOC122663994 has translation MSSSSESEEMEEELQKLELVGPMWKNKKRLSKQLSMCETPRDIAWEKRRRQILRRRNGFEESDAGLIGLTDEDLCELKGSIELGFGFNEEDGQSLCNTLPALDLYFAVNRRFSSASCSSLDTAGLKQRGYSCSPVSTPLGSAKSPTSSLGSPRSESDWKICNPGDKPQQIKTKLRHWAQAVACSVRQSY, from the exons aTGTCGTCGTCGTCGGAATCAGAAGAAATGGAGGAGGAGTTGCAGAAACTAGAGCTTGTTGGGCCTATGTGGAAGAACAAGAAGCGGCTTTCAAAACAGCTTTCGATGTGCGAGACGCCACGCGACATCGCCTGGGAGAAACGGCGCCGACAGATCCTCCGACGGAGGAATGGATTCGAGGAATCAGATGCAGGGCTTATTGGGTTGACTGATGAGGATCTTTGTGAGCTGAAGGGGTCTATTGAACTGGGGTTTGGGTTCAATGAGGAAGATGGGCAGAGCCTCTGTAATACACTGCCTGCTCTCGATCTGTATTTTGCGGTGAATAGGCGTTTCTCTTCTGCTTCTTGCTCGTCTTTGGACACCGCTGGTCTTAAACAGAGGGGGTATTCGTGTAGCCCAGTGTCTACTCCACTGGGTTCTGCCAAAAGCCCAACTTCGTCTTTAGGGAGCCCAAGGAGCGAGTCCGATTGGAAGATCTGCAACCCAg GGGATAAACCACAACAAATAAAGACAAAGTTGAGGCACTGGGCACAAGCCGTAGCTTGTTCTGTGAGGCAATCTTATTGA